A single window of Ornithorhynchus anatinus isolate Pmale09 chromosome 3, mOrnAna1.pri.v4, whole genome shotgun sequence DNA harbors:
- the DDX50 gene encoding ATP-dependent RNA helicase DDX50: protein MAVGMGWGGAEEPRTARKAKAQSDRNKTTSLEIKKKSDAVENESLDEDSSPTPKKLKLKTILNWPAEEQNGILDGINPSKSKTSKKKAHGQAKEQNGIFDEFGPPQPKKVKKEKPNEIFGKAEELQISSKPTKGKKNKLPNGSINETRKTPKNDSYLVNGLSSPASTDDEPEQVLTPEQKEGAFSNFPISEQTIRLLKDRGVTYLFPIQVKTFHHVYEGRDVVAQARTGTGKTFSFAIPLTEKLQRKREEQKRGYPPKVLVLTPTRELANQVAKDFKDITRTLTVACFYGGTPYNGQIDLIRKGIDILVGTPGRIKDHLESGRLDLTKLYHVVLDEVDQMLDMGFAEDVEKIISGAYNRESEDNPQTLLFSATCPQWVYKVAKKYMKAKYEQVDLIGKLTQKAATTVEHLAIQCRENQRAAVIGDVIQVYSGNQGRAIVFCETKKDATEMALNSNIKQEAQALHGDIAQSQREITLKGFRNGVFKVLVATNVAARGLDIPEVDLVIQSSPPKDVESYIHRSGRTGRAGRTGICICFFQPRERCQLRYVEQKSGITFKHVNIPSLVDIIQASSKDAISSLASVPLEALEKFRTYAKTLIEEKGAVEALAAALAHIAGASSFQQRSLISSDKGFVTVALKCSEELKHTSAAQTELRAKLTADLAAQVTRMCLLKGKRGVCFDVPSAQVDQIKAEWKDSEKWKLSLPQQLPELERDYDDGGRFSNFRQRVQHGNRLGAFRGNRQGNRQGNRMGNHPRGGFNRGGFNRGGFNRGGNRNGFQNGGQKRNFHQIFD from the exons ATGGCGGTGGGAATGGGCTGGGGCGGCGCCGAGGAGCCGCGGACCGCGAGGAAGGCCAAGGCTCAG AGTGATAGAAACAAAACTACTTCCCTAGAAATTAAGAAGAAATCTGATGCAGTTGAGAATGAATCATTGGATGAAGACAGTTCCCCGACCCCCAAAAAGTTAAAACTGAAAACGATTCTAAATTGGCCGGCTGAAGAGCAAAACGGGATTTTAGATGGAATTAATCCCTCCAAATCCAAAACATCCAAAAAGAAAGCACATGGGCAGGCTAAAGAGCAAAATGGGATTTTCGATGAATTTGGCCCCCCCCAACCCAAaaaagtgaaaaaggaaaagCCAAATGAGATTTTTGGCAAGGCAGAGGAGCTCCAGATTTCCTCCAAGCCCACGAAAGGGAAAAAGAACAAGCTGCCCAATGGAAGCATTAACGAGACTAGGAAAACACCCAAGAATGATTCATACCTGGTCAATGGATTATCGTCCCCAGCCTCAACGGACGACGAGCCCGAGCAG GTCCTAACGCCCGAACAGAAAGAAGGTGCCTTCTCCAATTTCCCCATCTCGGAGCAGACCATACGGCTTCTGAAAG ATCGAGGGGTGACCTACCTGTTTCCCATACAAGTCAAGACGTTTCATCACGTGTACGAAGGCCGGGATGTGGTCGCCCAAGCTCGGACGGGAACCGGAAAGACCTTCTCCTTCGCGATCCCCTTGACCGAGAAACTTCAGAGGAAGCGAGAGGAACAGAAGCGAGGCTACCCCCCCAAG GTGCTTGTGTTGACTCCAACCAGAGAACTTGCAAACCAAGTAGCCAAGGACTTCAAAGACATCACCAGAACCCTCACGGTGGCTTGCTTTTATGGCGGCACACCCTATAACGGCCAGA TCGACCTCATCCGCAAGGGAATCGACATTTTGGTGGGGACCCCGGGTCGTATTAAGGACCATCTGGAGAGCGGCCGGTTAGATCTTACTAAACTGTATCACGTCGTGCTCGATGAAGTCGATCAGATGTTAGATATGGGCTTCGCTGAGGATGTGGAAAAGATTATAAGTGGAGCATATAATAGAG agtcagaagacaatCCTCAGACCCTGCTGTTTTCTGCAACTTGTCCACAGTGGGTGTACAAAGTGGCAAAAAAATACATGAAAGCCAAATACGAACAGGTAGACCTCATCGGGAAGTTGACTCAAAAGGCCGCAACCACCGTGGAG CATTTGGCTATCCAGTGCCGAGAGAACCAAAGAGCTGCCGTGATTGGAGACGTCATCCAGGTCTACAGTGGAAATCAAGGGCGGGCCATTGTCTTTTGTGAGACAAAGAAAGATGCGACAGAAATGGCCTTGAATTCCAACATAAAACAG GAGGCCCAGGCTCTGCATGGTGATATTGCTCAGAGCCAAAGGGAAATTACACTGAAGGGCTTCAGAAACGGTGTCTTTAAAGTTCTGGTGGCAACCAATGTGGCTGCTCGTGGTTTGGACATTCCAGAGGTTGATCTAGTGATTCAGAGTTCACCTCCAAAG GACGTCGAGTCTTACATCCATCGTTCCGGACGCACAGGTCGAGCTGGACGTACGGGGATCTGCATTTGCTTTTTTCAGCCGAGGGAGAGGTGTCAGCTCAGATACGTGGAACAAAAATCG GGAATTACCTTTAAACATGTAAATATTCCATCTTTAGTAGATATAATTCAAGCCTCCAGCAAAGATGCTATCAG CTCCCTGGCATCTGTGCCCTTGGAAGCCCTGGAAAAATTCCGTACGTACGCCAAGACGCTGATCGAGGAGAAGGGAGCGGTCGAGGCCTTGGCCGCAGCTTTAGCCCACATTGCAGGTGCCTCCAGCTTCCAGCAGCGCTCCCTCATCAGTTCCGACAAG GGATTTGTGACTGTGGCCTTGAAATGTTCAGAAGAGTTGAAGCATACTAGCGCCGCCCAGACAGAACTCAGAGCGAAACTGACTGCTGATCTTGCAGCCCAAGTAACCAGAATGTGTCTCCTGAAAGGAAAAAGA GGTGTTTGCTTTGATGTTCCCAGCGCACAGGTGGATCAGATAAAG GCCGAGTGGAAAGATTCAGAAAAGTGGAAGCTCTCACTGCCCCAGCAATTGCCCGAGTTGGAGAGAGACTACGACGACGGAGGCAGGTTCTCCAACTTCAGGCAAAGAGTTCAGCACGGGAACCGGCTGGGCGCTTTCCGTGGCAACCGGCAAGGGAACCGGCAAGGGAACCGGATGGGGAATCACCCGAGAGGCGGCTTCAACAGAGGCGGCTTCAACAGAGGCGGCTTCAACAGAGGCGGTAATAGAAATGGATTCCAAAACGGGGGCCAGAAGAGGAATTTTCACCAAATATTTGATTAA